TCGAACCAAAAAGATTCCGAGAATATTTACGGTTTTACTGTTCCCCATTTTTCTTTCAGGGTGTTTGCCGTATTTATTTCACTTAGGTAAGGAACAATCTTCCATTATCTTGGGTCGTGAAAAAATCGAAGATATTCTAAACCTGCCAGGCTTGGATTTAAAAACAAAACAAAAATTAAATTTAATCCGAGATGCCAGAAATTTTGCCATCGGGGAACTAGCATTAAATGAAAAAGGCGGATTCGAATACTATACTAAATTAGATAGGGAAGAAATCGGCTGGAATGTAAGTGCCTCAGAAGCATTAGAATTAAAATCCTATACATGGTGGTTTCCCATTGCAGGAACAGTTCCTTATAAAGGATACTTTGACAAACAAATGGCATTAGCGCTTGAAAAGGAATTACAATCCGAAGGTTATGATACACGCATCCGTGCCATCGGTGGATACTCGACACTTGGTTGGTTTTCTGATCCGGTTTTGTCACCGCAACTCAGCTGGCCTGACCACAGACTTGTGGGACTCGTCTTTCATGAAATGGCCCATGCAACAGTATATCTACCTGGTGATTCTACATTAAACGAATCTTACGCGAGTTATGTGGAGGAAAAAGGAATTGAGTCCTATTATACGAAACATGAAGGGGAAAATAGTATCCATTTACAAAAGTTTAAAAAAGAAAAAGTTCGAAGAGAAGTGACTTTGAGTCTTTTAAAAAAATATGCAGAGGATCTAAAAACCCTTTATTCATCGGATTTAAATACGGAAATCAAATGGAAAGAAAAAACTTCCATTATGAATCGGTTCAAAGAAGAAGTGGTTTTAAAAAAATTAGTGCCTGAAGAAAAATCGAAAGAATTTTTGGCTCGAGAATGGAATAACGAAGATTTTTTAGGGGCTCTTCGTTACCATTCTGGAGAAGTCAGCTTTGATTCTTTGTTTATAAAATCAGGGAAAAATTTCGCACAGTTTCATAAAGAAGTAAAGAACCTCTTCGATTTACCTGAAGACTCTCGCAAAGAATTCTTAAACAAAAATCATTAGTCTTCAATCATCGCAGAAGTGTAAAGTTTATAACCAATCCAATAGCGGTCGTCGATAGTAGAATTACGTGCCGCTTCTTTTCCTTCCACCAACCGAATGTGTAAAGGTTTTGGTAAATCATTTGTTAATAAAAATTGTTTCAAAAAGAATAAATTATGAACACCCGTTTGGATTCCCGAGTGTAAGACGAAGAGTCCAGTGTTTTCCCTTGCTAGATAATAGGCTACTCCACTAAAATCATTAGTGTATTGTGTTGAAGTTCCGATTCTTTGGTTCGCATAAACTTTCGCAGTATTTGCACTTTTTGTGGCTAAACCAAACAGGGGAGCACCAGCACTACACAAATAATTATCTTCACACCATCCAATTTCCGCAAAATCAATGCTATATGGCGAATACCCGTCCCGCTTTCCGTTGGTTTCCCAAATCATAAGACCAGCATTCATTTCATTTTCCAAGGAAGTTTTCCAACCTACTACAGTGACATCTGGTTTTTTCGGAGCAATCGATGTAAATTTCAGAATTGGGTTTGAGAGGAAATCTGAAACAGAAGCGACCGAATAGTATTCTGTATCTGGAATCACCATCGGAACAACTGCATGAATTCCAGAGCTATAGATATAGTGTCGATTGGATTTGTTTAACCTAAAACTGGTTCGGTATTTGTCTGCCAACGACTCACGAAGAATTACTTCCTGATTTCCAGATTCTGCGGACCGAAAGTATTTTACCGATTCTCTATAAATCGATTTGTTATCAGAGAACATCTCGCGACCAAGAGATTTACCCGATGCAAAACTTAATAAGTATGTTTTTTTTCCAAGATCAAAAAGACCATGGAATTCTTGTTTTCCAACCATCCTTTTTTTCAATCGTTCAGAATAGATTTCAAAATTAGGAATATGTTTTACATACAATTCAGTATCAGAGAAACGAGAAGAGGTAAAACGAAACATCTCTCTCGCGACCGCTAAATCAAAAAAACTTTCGGAACTGTTTTTCTCCAAACTTTGTTGAAGAAGGAAATGAAATAAAAATTCATATTCTTCTCTTAGTTCTGGGCTTAAATATTCTCCACGCATTTTTTTATTAAACTCATTCAAAAGAAGAATATAATCCTCTGGTTTTTTTGATTTAGCAGCTTGATATAGTTTTAAAAATGGATTTGTATGGGAAATTGTAGAGGATTGGTTTTTTAGATAATCGCGTTTCCATTTAAAATCATTCCATCTTTCTTGCCAAAATCGGTTTCCATCACCTAACTCTTTATCCAGACTTTGAATCTTTGATACTACTGAATCGGCCGTTTCCCATTCTCCACGAAGTAATAAAGACTTAGCAAGTTCCAGACGGAAAAATAATGTTCTGTAACTACGTCCCTCTTTTAATTCCTCAGAAACTAATAGTTCAATTAAAGAATTTACTTCTCCGTTCTTTTGGAATGGAATAGAACTCAAAAGTAAATGAAAGAATAAGGTTCGATTCAAATGAGAAAGTTTAGTTAGAACAGATTCACCACTAGTTAAATATTCAGGTGTCAAAGACATGGGTTCAAAATATCCAGTTTGGAGCTGCTCTTTCCAAGCAGAATACAACCTTAATCGATAAGAATCGTAAATTGAATCTGAATATCCAAATTTTGTAAAATCCCGAGAGAGAGTTTTTTCATCAAAATTTTTCCAATCTTTTTTAAATCCATAATTATATGCTGAAGTAGAAGTCAGTGGAGTTAAATAAATATCCTTATCACCTAACAAAAACCCTTTATGAAAGTACAACTCTAAAATACGATTTTTTGCGACAGTTTTCTCTTTGGGAGTTTTGGCGAGTCGATTCAGTTTATTTGTTTCAGATTCAGCTTCATAAAACAAATAGTTTTGAATGTATAAAGTCCCCAACCGATATGCTTGTAAAAAAGGATCTTCTTTTGATTCCAACTTGGATCGGATCTCATTTTTTGACGCAAGGTCTTTTACATTTCCACTTCGCAGTTGGAAGTAAAATTCTAATGAACCTAAATAAAAATCACTATCTTCACCGATAAAATCAGAAGTATTATATTTACAATCTTCCTTTTCTTTAGCGGAAAGACAGGAAACCAAAAATTCATAACGAATTTGATTCTGGAATGAAGATTTTGCATACTTCGACCAAAGGGGCTGAAAAAAAGATTTTTTAGGAACATTGGGGAATATTTCTGTTTTTAGTTTTGCTAACTTTAATTCAAGAGAAGGCAACAAAAGATCACCATCATCTAACAAAGTAGAGGCAGTATAATAATTTTCGTAGGCATCAACAAATTCCTTGGATTTTTCTTTTAAAAAACCCGCCTCGATAAAACCTTCCGCCTTTTTTCCTAATCCATCTTTTGAAACAGAAAATTCTTTCCAGTTTCCAATCAACAATCGATTTGTATCTTTTGCAAAAAGATCAAGTCGCATCGACGAGTAATCTTCATTTGATTTCGACGGATAAGATAC
The window above is part of the Leptospira terpstrae serovar Hualin str. LT 11-33 = ATCC 700639 genome. Proteins encoded here:
- a CDS encoding aminopeptidase; protein product: MPKPLPLLSIPLPCRTKKIPRIFTVLLFPIFLSGCLPYLFHLGKEQSSIILGREKIEDILNLPGLDLKTKQKLNLIRDARNFAIGELALNEKGGFEYYTKLDREEIGWNVSASEALELKSYTWWFPIAGTVPYKGYFDKQMALALEKELQSEGYDTRIRAIGGYSTLGWFSDPVLSPQLSWPDHRLVGLVFHEMAHATVYLPGDSTLNESYASYVEEKGIESYYTKHEGENSIHLQKFKKEKVRREVTLSLLKKYAEDLKTLYSSDLNTEIKWKEKTSIMNRFKEEVVLKKLVPEEKSKEFLAREWNNEDFLGALRYHSGEVSFDSLFIKSGKNFAQFHKEVKNLFDLPEDSRKEFLNKNH